A single genomic interval of Nonomuraea rubra harbors:
- a CDS encoding phytanoyl-CoA dioxygenase family protein → MDSVDVEQFVRDGFAKLEGIVPREVGDAARALLWQRIGLSPDDPSGWTQPVVWTSDMTGEGPFGQFMASPKLHAALDAVAGPGGWHPRGAVGNIPIRFPRVAPADDRGWHIDSNTMRADGTWGVSARPATLLLLVLFSEVGTDDAPTRIRAGSHRDMVKVLDGKQVLDPMKMGPIFDAAGSDRPLALATGSPGDAYVVHPFTVHAAQEHLGTEPRFMAQMPFVLTKPLSPGGDTPLARAIGW, encoded by the coding sequence ATGGACAGCGTTGACGTCGAACAGTTCGTCCGCGACGGGTTCGCCAAGCTCGAAGGCATCGTGCCGCGCGAGGTCGGCGATGCGGCCAGGGCGTTGCTCTGGCAGCGGATCGGCCTGTCGCCGGATGATCCCTCAGGATGGACGCAGCCGGTGGTGTGGACGTCGGACATGACCGGCGAGGGGCCGTTCGGGCAGTTCATGGCCAGCCCGAAGTTGCATGCGGCCCTGGACGCCGTCGCCGGACCTGGCGGATGGCATCCGCGCGGAGCCGTCGGCAACATCCCGATCCGCTTCCCCCGGGTGGCACCGGCCGATGACCGGGGGTGGCACATCGACTCCAACACCATGCGAGCCGACGGTACCTGGGGAGTGAGCGCGCGTCCCGCCACCCTGCTGCTCCTCGTGTTGTTCTCCGAGGTCGGCACGGACGACGCACCCACCCGGATCCGCGCAGGGTCACACCGCGACATGGTCAAGGTGCTGGACGGCAAGCAGGTGCTCGACCCCATGAAGATGGGGCCGATCTTCGACGCGGCGGGCAGCGACCGGCCGCTGGCCCTGGCGACGGGCAGCCCAGGTGATGCCTACGTGGTGCACCCGTTCACCGTGCACGCCGCTCAGGAGCACCTGGGCACCGAGCCGCGGTTCATGGCGCAGATGCCTTTCGTCCTGACCAAGCCGCTGTCACCAGGGGGCGACACACCGCTCGCCCGCGCCATCGGTTGGTGA
- a CDS encoding carbon-nitrogen hydrolase family protein has translation MKSHPGGDRLRVAALQAGLSGSAAGDLPYVLERCAQERIDLLVLPECYFGGMPADRPAAEAVAIAPPYASLLAALADASAATTVVAGFTERSADGRLHSSAAIVREGRLVGAISRKLFPREPVFSPGDDLPLHRHGEHAFGVVICYDCNFIEPSRLLALAGARILACPLNNDLPVDVTRRWLSRSRSAFVARAVENDCWVITADVAGTVPGREGIGATLVVAPDGRIVAESDRSAASALVVAEIVVGGDSMLGRWDVRRNPAIFDRWRRSQEP, from the coding sequence GTGAAGAGTCATCCCGGCGGCGACCGGCTGAGGGTTGCCGCGCTGCAGGCGGGGCTGAGCGGCTCGGCCGCCGGTGACCTTCCGTACGTCCTGGAGCGATGCGCCCAGGAGCGCATCGACCTGCTCGTTCTTCCGGAGTGTTACTTCGGCGGCATGCCCGCCGACAGGCCGGCCGCCGAGGCGGTGGCGATCGCGCCGCCCTACGCGAGCCTGCTCGCGGCCCTGGCGGACGCCTCCGCGGCGACGACGGTGGTCGCCGGGTTCACCGAGCGTTCGGCCGATGGGCGACTGCACAGCTCGGCGGCCATCGTTCGTGAGGGGAGGCTGGTCGGGGCGATCTCCCGCAAGTTGTTCCCCCGGGAGCCCGTCTTCAGCCCGGGCGATGACCTGCCGTTGCATCGCCACGGGGAGCACGCGTTCGGGGTCGTGATCTGCTACGACTGCAACTTCATCGAGCCGTCCCGTCTCCTGGCGCTGGCCGGAGCCCGCATCCTGGCCTGTCCGCTCAACAACGACCTGCCTGTGGACGTCACCCGCCGCTGGCTGAGCAGGTCGCGTTCGGCGTTCGTCGCGAGGGCGGTGGAGAACGACTGCTGGGTGATCACAGCGGACGTGGCGGGAACGGTGCCGGGGCGGGAGGGGATCGGCGCGACGCTCGTCGTCGCCCCGGACGGCCGGATCGTCGCCGAGTCGGACAGGAGTGCGGCCTCGGCGCTGGTGGTGGCCGAGATCGTGGTGGGCGGCGATTCCATGCTCGGTCGATGGGACGTCCGCAGGAACCCGGCGATCTTCGACAGGTGGCGGCGAAGCCAGGAACCATAG
- a CDS encoding phosphoglyceromutase — protein sequence MATLVLLRHGESDWNAKGLFTGWVDVSLSAKGEDEARRGGKLLQEAGLSPDVVHTSLLTRAIQTAQLALAEADLLWLPVKRSWRLNERHYGALQGKNKAQTREEFGDEQFMLWRRSYDVPPPPIADDDEYSQAGDPRYALLPPELMPRTECLKDVVDRMLPYWYDEIVPDLAAGRTVLVAAHGNSLRALVKHLDGISDDEIAGLNIPTGIPLLYDLDPNYRPTTRGGKYLDPEAAKAAIEAVANQGR from the coding sequence ATGGCGACTTTGGTGCTGCTTAGGCACGGCGAGAGTGACTGGAACGCGAAGGGCCTGTTCACCGGCTGGGTGGACGTGAGCCTCTCGGCCAAGGGCGAGGACGAGGCCCGCCGCGGCGGCAAACTCCTCCAGGAAGCCGGGCTGAGCCCGGACGTCGTCCACACCAGCCTCCTGACCAGGGCCATCCAGACGGCCCAGCTGGCGTTGGCGGAAGCGGACCTGCTCTGGCTCCCGGTGAAGCGCAGCTGGCGTCTCAACGAACGCCACTACGGCGCCCTCCAGGGCAAGAACAAGGCCCAGACCAGGGAGGAGTTCGGCGACGAGCAGTTCATGCTGTGGCGGCGCTCGTACGACGTCCCGCCGCCCCCCATCGCCGACGACGACGAGTACTCCCAGGCCGGCGACCCCCGCTACGCCCTCCTCCCGCCGGAGCTCATGCCCCGCACGGAGTGCCTGAAGGACGTGGTCGACCGCATGCTCCCGTACTGGTACGACGAGATCGTCCCCGACCTGGCCGCCGGCCGCACCGTCCTCGTCGCCGCCCATGGCAACTCGCTGCGCGCCCTGGTCAAGCACCTGGACGGCATCAGCGACGACGAGATCGCCGGCCTCAACATCCCCACGGGAATCCCCCTCCTGTACGACCTCGACCCCAACTACCGCCCAACCACCCGAGGCGGCAAGTACCTGGACCCGGAGGCCGCCAAGGCCGCCATCGAAGCCGTCGCCAACCAGGGCCGCTAA
- a CDS encoding aspartate/glutamate racemase family protein: MHDPQGRDRPLPGNSSHATPEHGRAATLPPPSMRHLGILAHSTEGAALSFLSFCQEGFQRLGQHDHPDVTLDYIPFGRSMPAWDAGDHDAVRKTLAVSVDRLARAGAEFFICPDNTAHLALERPGPPLALPGLHIAEVVAEQAARDGRTRVGVLGTTYTMEGPVYPRALGSRGIAAEVPDSEDRELVNEIIFNELVNGLFTNDSRAAYVKVVERLAARGCDAVALVCTEIPLLIEPQHSPLPTLDSTRLLSTAAYDVAAGLRPFPSWRGGPEGLTG, encoded by the coding sequence ATGCACGACCCACAAGGGCGGGACCGGCCGCTCCCCGGCAACAGCAGTCACGCCACGCCCGAGCACGGCCGAGCCGCCACCCTGCCACCGCCGTCCATGCGCCATCTCGGCATCCTCGCGCACAGCACCGAAGGCGCGGCGCTGAGCTTCCTGTCCTTCTGCCAGGAGGGCTTCCAGCGTCTGGGCCAGCACGACCACCCCGACGTGACACTCGACTACATCCCGTTCGGCCGCAGCATGCCCGCCTGGGACGCGGGAGATCACGACGCCGTACGCAAGACACTCGCGGTGAGCGTGGACCGGCTGGCCCGAGCGGGCGCGGAGTTCTTCATCTGCCCCGACAACACCGCCCACCTGGCACTGGAACGCCCCGGCCCGCCTCTCGCCCTGCCGGGCCTGCACATCGCCGAGGTGGTCGCCGAGCAGGCCGCGCGCGACGGCCGCACCCGCGTGGGAGTGCTCGGCACCACCTACACGATGGAAGGCCCGGTATATCCCCGCGCCCTCGGCTCCCGGGGAATCGCCGCCGAGGTACCGGACTCCGAAGACCGCGAGCTGGTCAACGAAATCATCTTCAACGAGCTGGTCAACGGCCTGTTCACCAACGACTCACGTGCCGCCTACGTCAAGGTCGTCGAACGGCTGGCCGCCCGCGGCTGCGACGCGGTGGCACTGGTCTGCACCGAGATCCCCCTCCTGATCGAGCCCCAGCACTCACCGCTCCCCACACTCGACTCAACCCGCCTCCTGTCGACCGCCGCCTACGACGTAGCCGCCGGTCTACGACCGTTCCCGTCCTGGCGCGGCGGCCCCGAGGGCCTCACGGGATGA
- a CDS encoding adenylyl cyclase — MTTTQPPGGRAPRFGLVLTTALLTAAATTTVLSAATTAAAASPATPDLGPNVTVFDPGMPVGDIQATLDAAHAAQVDNEMGTTRHAYLFKPGTYGTAEQPLQIKVGYYTEIAGLGASPTDVVINGKVEVYNRCLADGGTSNCLALVNFWRTLSNLSININAAGQDGCRSSANFWAVSQAVSMRRLDVSGGTLSLMDYCTAGPQYASGGFIADSRLPSVTNGSQQQWLTRNSEVAGWSNGVWNQVFSGVTGAPAETGFPSPPYTTLDTTPVSREKPYLYADAKGRYNVRVPAARRDTRGISWATGLTPGRTLPISDFFVARPSDSVHDINRQLARGKNLLLTPGVYDIPRSIEVKRPNTVVLGLGHATLTATRGSTPIEVADVPGVVVAGVTIDAGTEKSPVLLRVGKRHGERRASPDNPTTLSDVYFRVGGPHIGKTDVALEVNSDHVLIDHTWVWRADHGVEGLNDTQRWNTNLGRNGAVINGDHVTATGLFVEHFQQYNTIWNGDDGTTILYQNELPYDPPTQADWMNGAVEGWAGYKVGDRVRRHRLYGGGVYVFNQNNPEIHTENGFEVPQAPGVRLHHIMTVNLSAGIIDHVVNGVGDAADTTKVGAPVYITDYPAP, encoded by the coding sequence ATGACGACGACCCAGCCCCCCGGCGGCCGGGCGCCGCGATTCGGCCTCGTGCTGACGACCGCCCTCTTGACCGCCGCCGCCACGACCACCGTCTTATCGGCGGCCACCACCGCCGCCGCCGCGTCACCCGCCACCCCCGACCTCGGGCCGAACGTCACCGTGTTCGACCCCGGCATGCCGGTCGGCGACATCCAGGCCACCCTCGACGCCGCCCACGCCGCCCAGGTGGACAACGAGATGGGCACCACCCGCCACGCCTACCTCTTCAAGCCCGGCACGTACGGCACCGCCGAGCAGCCGCTCCAGATCAAGGTCGGCTACTACACGGAGATCGCCGGCCTCGGCGCCTCCCCCACGGACGTCGTCATCAACGGCAAGGTCGAGGTCTACAACCGCTGCCTGGCGGACGGCGGCACCAGCAACTGCCTCGCGCTCGTCAACTTCTGGCGCACCCTGTCGAACCTGTCGATCAACATCAACGCCGCAGGCCAGGACGGCTGCCGGTCTTCGGCGAACTTCTGGGCCGTCTCGCAGGCCGTGTCCATGCGCCGGCTCGACGTCAGCGGCGGCACCCTGTCGCTGATGGACTACTGCACCGCCGGCCCGCAGTACGCCAGCGGCGGCTTCATCGCCGACTCCAGGCTGCCGTCCGTCACGAACGGCTCGCAGCAGCAGTGGCTGACCCGCAACAGCGAGGTCGCCGGCTGGTCGAACGGCGTGTGGAACCAGGTCTTCTCGGGCGTCACCGGCGCCCCGGCCGAGACCGGGTTCCCGAGCCCGCCGTACACCACGCTCGACACCACCCCGGTCAGCCGCGAGAAGCCCTACCTGTACGCCGACGCGAAGGGCAGGTACAACGTCCGCGTGCCCGCCGCCAGGCGGGACACCCGCGGCATCTCGTGGGCCACCGGCCTGACGCCCGGCCGCACGCTGCCGATCAGCGACTTCTTCGTCGCCAGGCCGTCCGACTCCGTGCACGACATCAACAGGCAGCTCGCCCGCGGCAAGAACCTGCTGCTCACTCCCGGCGTGTACGACATCCCGCGCAGCATCGAGGTCAAGCGCCCCAACACGGTCGTGCTCGGGCTCGGGCACGCCACGCTCACCGCCACCCGCGGCTCGACCCCGATCGAGGTCGCCGACGTACCCGGCGTGGTCGTCGCGGGCGTCACCATCGACGCCGGCACGGAGAAGTCCCCGGTGCTGCTGCGCGTCGGCAAGCGCCACGGCGAGCGCCGGGCCTCGCCGGACAACCCGACGACCCTGTCCGACGTGTACTTCCGGGTGGGCGGGCCGCACATCGGCAAGACCGACGTCGCGCTCGAGGTCAACAGCGACCACGTGCTCATCGACCACACCTGGGTGTGGCGGGCCGACCACGGCGTCGAGGGCCTCAACGACACCCAGCGCTGGAACACCAACCTGGGCCGCAACGGCGCCGTCATCAACGGCGACCACGTGACCGCGACCGGGCTGTTCGTCGAGCACTTCCAGCAGTACAACACGATCTGGAACGGCGACGACGGCACGACGATCCTGTACCAGAACGAGCTGCCGTACGACCCGCCGACCCAGGCCGACTGGATGAACGGCGCCGTCGAGGGCTGGGCCGGCTACAAAGTCGGCGACCGCGTGCGCAGGCACCGCCTGTACGGGGGCGGGGTGTACGTCTTCAATCAGAACAATCCGGAGATCCACACCGAGAATGGGTTCGAGGTGCCTCAGGCGCCGGGGGTGAGGCTGCATCACATCATGACGGTCAACCTCAGCGCCGGGATCATCGATCACGTCGTCAACGGCGTCGGTGACGCGGCCGACACCACCAAGGTGGGTGCACCTGTGTACATCACGGACTACCCGGCTCCATAG
- a CDS encoding cytochrome P450, producing MATLPRVVTEPTAWHGATLPAGTDIMIPVAVHSRNPQLGYADTFTPEAWLDGRATADWWIFPFSAGPARCPRRWTPSPCG from the coding sequence GTGGCCACGCTGCCCCGCGTCGTCACCGAGCCCACCGCCTGGCACGGAGCCACGCTCCCCGCCGGCACCGACATCATGATCCCGGTCGCCGTTCACAGCCGGAACCCTCAGCTCGGCTACGCCGACACCTTCACCCCCGAGGCCTGGCTGGACGGGCGGGCCACGGCCGACTGGTGGATCTTCCCGTTCTCGGCCGGGCCGGCCCGCTGCCCAAGACGTTGGACCCCTTCTCCCTGCGGCTGA
- a CDS encoding helix-turn-helix domain-containing protein: MADDRPPFERIAAAIRRERDRAGMSLTELARRSGLAKSTLSQLESGSGNPSLETLWALGVALGVPFSRLVDPPRPAVRLIRAGEGPAVHSGHAGYTATLLASSPPGARRDLYRVEAQPGESRRSDPHMPGTVEHLVIGVGRALAGPLDEPVELGPGDYLSYPGDAPHVFTALVPDTSGVIVMEHV, from the coding sequence GTGGCGGATGACAGACCTCCCTTCGAGCGGATCGCGGCGGCGATCAGGCGTGAGCGGGACCGTGCCGGGATGTCGCTGACGGAGCTCGCTCGACGCTCTGGGCTGGCCAAGTCGACGCTGTCCCAGCTCGAATCGGGCAGCGGGAACCCAAGCCTGGAGACGCTCTGGGCCCTCGGGGTGGCGCTGGGCGTGCCGTTCAGCCGGCTGGTGGACCCGCCGCGTCCGGCGGTACGGCTGATCCGCGCCGGCGAGGGGCCGGCCGTCCACTCCGGCCACGCCGGCTACACCGCGACGTTGCTGGCCTCCAGCCCGCCTGGCGCCCGCCGCGACCTCTACAGGGTCGAGGCGCAGCCGGGCGAGTCGCGGCGATCGGACCCGCACATGCCGGGGACTGTCGAGCACCTGGTGATCGGGGTGGGGCGGGCGCTGGCAGGGCCCTTGGACGAGCCGGTCGAGTTGGGGCCCGGGGACTATCTGTCCTATCCCGGTGATGCGCCGCATGTCTTCACCGCGCTCGTCCCTGACACGAGCGGGGTGATCGTGATGGAACATGTCTGA
- a CDS encoding YbjN domain-containing protein translates to MRDVVEAALKAADVSYDEPRPGAFLAKLPGQHKLATMTWLIVGERVLHVEAFFCRQPDENHTEFYRWLLGKNGSMYGVHFSLDPVGDVYLVGRVPLAAVSEEEIDRLLGCVLTYSDEWFDRALELGFASSIRREWAWRAKRGESLANLQAFARFADPDR, encoded by the coding sequence ATGCGCGATGTCGTCGAAGCCGCGCTCAAGGCCGCGGACGTCTCCTACGACGAGCCGCGGCCCGGGGCGTTCCTGGCCAAACTGCCCGGACAGCACAAGCTCGCCACCATGACCTGGCTGATCGTGGGCGAGCGCGTGCTGCACGTCGAAGCCTTCTTCTGCCGCCAGCCGGACGAGAACCACACCGAGTTCTACCGGTGGCTGCTCGGCAAGAACGGGTCCATGTACGGGGTGCACTTCTCCCTCGACCCCGTCGGGGACGTCTACCTGGTCGGGCGGGTGCCGCTGGCCGCGGTGAGCGAGGAGGAGATCGATCGGCTGCTGGGGTGCGTGCTGACGTACTCGGACGAATGGTTCGACCGGGCGTTGGAGCTGGGCTTCGCCTCCTCGATCCGGCGGGAGTGGGCCTGGCGCGCCAAGCGCGGCGAATCCCTCGCCAACCTCCAGGCCTTCGCCCGCTTCGCCGACCCTGACCGGTGA